Part of the Dehalococcoidia bacterium genome is shown below.
GGCTAAGCTGCCGTGGACGCCGGGACGGGCGCGTGCCGGTCGATGTCGTCGAGCAGGGCCGCAAACCAGTCGCGAAGGTCATGGTTGAGGATTGCGGACCTAAGCCTCTGGAAGCGGTCTCGCCGCTCCTCCGGTGGCATCGTCAACGCGCGGTAGATGGCTTCGGCAGTCTCGGCGACGTCGTACGGGTTGACACCGAGCGCCGCCGTGCCGAGCTCCTCGAAGGCGCCCGCCGTGCGGGAGAGCACCAGCACGCCGTCCCGGGTGTTCACGGTCGGACCTTCCTTCGCGACCAGGTTCATGCCGTCCGCCACCGGGTTCACGACCAGGACATCGTAGAGGGACATCGCGGCCAGGGCCTGAATGCGGTTGTTCTCGAAGATGACGCGGATTGGCTTCCAGCGCAGGTTGCCGAACTCGCGGTTGATGCTCTCGACGAGCGTCAGGGCCTCGTCCTGGTATTCCCGGTACGACTCGATGTCGCTCCTCGAAGGTACGAGCAACGCCAGGAAGTAGACCTGCTCGCGAAGCTCAGGGTGCTCTCGCAGCAGGAGGCGGTAGGCCTCGAACCCGCGCACAATGTTCTTCGTGAGGTCGAGGCGGTCGACGCGGAGGATGGTCTTGACGCCGGGCTGCGGCCGCAGGAGGTACCTGTAGCGCGAGAACTCCGGCGAGGCGGCAAGCGCCGCCAGTTCCTCGGGGTCCACGGAGATGGGGTCAGCCCAGACGCGGACCTTTCTGCCGCCGGTCCTCACGACGCCACGGTCGGCGTCGACGTCGCATGCGGGCGCGAACGCCGCGCAGGTTTGGACGAAGTTCCGGGCCGACTCGGGTGTCTGGAAGACGACGCTGTCGTTGCCCAGGAGGCCGAGACACAGCGATTGGACGATGGCCGGGTCGAGCCGCTTCCATTCCGAGGCCGGCGGCCAGGGGATGTGGATGAAGTGCTGGAGGTAAGCGTGCGGCCGCGCTCGGCGGACCATGGCGGGCGCCGTATAGAAGTGGTAGTCGTGAAACATGACCGCGCGCACGGCGCCAGTGTCGATCTCGCTCACGACCGCGTCCGCGAAGGCCTTGTTCACCTGCTGATAGCCGGACCTCCAAGCGCGCTCGCGTTCGGACTCGTCCAGGTCCGGTGGCCAGGGAAGCGAGTGCTGCAGGAACCAGAGGACCTCGTTGGAGAAGCGGCCGTAAAAGAGCTCATACGCCTCGGGCTCGGTCAGGACAAAGTGAGCCGCTCC
Proteins encoded:
- a CDS encoding trehalose-6-phosphate synthase, encoding MIEAAGRGGSLLTVSNRGPLEYRWSGEGEVVAVPGQGGLATALSVAARLHPTIWLSSPLSDVDRLVAEGRVEPPARDGAAHFVLTEPEAYELFYGRFSNEVLWFLQHSLPWPPDLDESERERAWRSGYQQVNKAFADAVVSEIDTGAVRAVMFHDYHFYTAPAMVRRARPHAYLQHFIHIPWPPASEWKRLDPAIVQSLCLGLLGNDSVVFQTPESARNFVQTCAAFAPACDVDADRGVVRTGGRKVRVWADPISVDPEELAALAASPEFSRYRYLLRPQPGVKTILRVDRLDLTKNIVRGFEAYRLLLREHPELREQVYFLALLVPSRSDIESYREYQDEALTLVESINREFGNLRWKPIRVIFENNRIQALAAMSLYDVLVVNPVADGMNLVAKEGPTVNTRDGVLVLSRTAGAFEELGTAALGVNPYDVAETAEAIYRALTMPPEERRDRFQRLRSAILNHDLRDWFAALLDDIDRHAPVPASTAA